The DNA segment caattattaaaattattgagTTCATGTACTCTATGGATAACAACAAATTGTGGAATGAATTCTGCATGCGGGTCTGTACTGGGGAAGGGGGAATCTGTGTGAGCACAGAAATCTATTCATGAGCTCTGGTATATTACAGGATCGAGGTCCGAGCACAGGTCATTCCCCTGTGCACACTCCTGACTGTGTGCAGTCAACAGCACACAGTAGGACTTGAGACATATCTTTTCCACATAGTCATTGCAAAGCAAAAGTCAATGAATGCCTGCTTAGTTTTTATGACTGCTCCATTAAAAGCATGTGTGTGCAGTTGAAGGCTAGAGTTAAAACTAAAGAAAGagcattaaattaatatttagagaaaaacaaagcagtttcGGAATCACCACATGATGCTATAGCTTGTGtagtaaaaacagaaataaggaaaGAGTGTGTATAAATTATAAAGTCAAACTTTCATTTACCTGTGAATTAGTTACTGAAACTGAGGTTGCTATACTACTGAACTGTTCCAAACAAGCTATCTGGGGGGGGCTTGTTTTCTTCCAGCAGTGGCACACTCCCAGTGTTCGTAGCTACAATATCTCGTTGTTTTCTGCACTATCACTTCAGCTTTGCTCTAAGGTTAGTGGGGTTTCATTTCCATGTTCCACCCTGAGCTTGGTAGTGTGTGACATTGTTCAGGCAAAGATGTCCTTGCACTCCTTGTTGCACACTTCCGCCTCTCGCCTTCCTGACTGCTGGACTGGCCTTTGGCATGAAGAATCACTTTGGTGTCAGACTTAACCTGGCATCCCCTCAGAGCGGGGACATCTCAGCCTTGGTTCTGTAATGTGGCCACAAGACTATGAACTGAACCTGGGGATTAAATGGTAGGGGAAGCAGCAGTTTAGCCCTTCAGCGCTTGGTGGCCAGGTGGGGTGGCCTTAAGGGCAGTCTGCATTAACAAGGCAGCAGAGAGTGATACTTGTACCATTGAGAACTGGGACCACTGAGTCTGCTGTGCTAGTACTGAGCATTACTAGTTCCTTTTGAAGGAGGAGAAATGAGTTCAGAGTGTGGTCTACTAAACAGTGCTTTTCTGATATTAGCACAGAGGGAATGGTAGGAAATTCTCAGTGCATCTGCCATTATGAAAGAAGGTAAGCAAAAGTAAACGTTAGTAAAACTAATTCTATGTTTGCTGATTCCCTGAAAGATGACATTCAGAGCTGCCAGGATAAGCAAGAAGAGGACATCCCAAAGAGTTCCCCATTTGGCTTTGTAATAAAACAATTCCAAGGGAAGAGATCCtctcctggaaaaagaaaagagcagcctTCAGCCATCAAAAAATTCTTCAGGGGCTTTGACTTTGGGAAATCTGAAGGCAAGGACAGAAGGGAaattgaagaaacagaaataaacaacTCTGGAGCTGATGACGAGAGTGAGAAGCAAGATCTCTCTGTAGAAGGTAATACTGCTACAATAGTGAAGTACATGTGCattgtatatattttaatttcatagaaAATCAGTTGCTTTTCTTGCTAGCCAAAGTCCTGTATTTTGCTGCCTACACTTTATCCTTTAGCCAGGATTTGCTTCTGATTGGAACATTATCAAGGATGTGCTCTCTAATTTGATAGGTGCCAAGCAAGGAGTGAGGTCCATATTACTGAGGAGGGATAAAGCTTTTGGGCGACCTCTCTCTTGATCTCCAATGTGAGAGGTCAGTGCTAGAGTCAGCTCATTAGTTGCAGAGCTTATTTGGTTTCAAAGCCAAGCTTTGAGCAGTAGCTTTGCTTGTTGTATTTAAGATTGGTCTCTGTCTGCCCTGCTGCTAAAGCAATCTGAAGACAACAAGAGCAGATGTTTCCTACCACTTAACACTGgcgagggggaggggaagggaatggAAATTCACCATGTATGTTATTCTGCGCACACAAGAATACCCTTTACATCCGCACCATAGAAAATGAGGCTATATCGAAAAAGAAGCTGGGAGGTGAGGCTTAGACCCCCATCCTTTTGTCCTAAGAGTTTTGGGTAAGTTTGGGGAAACAGTAAGAGGACAGCTGCTGAGAGTGGCATTGCTATTTTGTGTAAATTTTGGCTGCTTTTTTCCACCTGTTAGATGAAATTACTGATTTGTTAAAGGGTTTAGCAATGAATGTAAATGCAATTTTCCTTGCTGTACAAACTTAATGGAAGAAGAACATAAGTGGGGGTTGCTTTGCACAGTCAAGAAAAGCAGAATCTGCCTTATACAGACAATGTATGGAAATGAACTCAGGCTATCATGAAGGAAGTAGCAGGTTCATCAAGCAGTTCCGGGGCCACTCAGTGCTAACTGATCAAGTACAGGCTGTATTGCAGCAGTGCGGCTACAGCGCCGGCACACAGAGGTGGTTATACGACTTGTGCATCCAGAATAACTGCTGCAGTTCAGAATTTTGCATGAATTTAATGCCCTTGAACTGGTGGTGCAAACTTCCCAAGTCACTGGCATAAGGTATCGTGGAGATGTGCAACAGGAGATTCTTCTCTCACTCTGCATCAGATCTATAGTGATCTTATCACTCAGGTTATTGGTCCACTTGATCAAAAATAGAGTCTGGTTTACTGACAGATTTAGTTCATTTCCTAAGTCTTCACCTGACAGCCACAGACAGGGTTTACACACTGTGTTAGTAGCAGCAGTAACCAGGGCCGTATTTCTTTGTTACTCAGATGGACTTTCACATCTCATTTCTGAAGCGGAGTCACCATCTGGTGAGCAGAGATTTAACCAGTTCATGCAGAAACTGGGAAAGAAACCCAACAGCAAGAATTTGGATCTAAATAATTGTGCATTAAGTGCAGCAGATGTAACAGAGCTGggtaaatacacattttattcaACTAGTCACttcatacatttatttaataCTTATTTGCCTATTCAGTTATTcactctcctcttttcctttccctttttttatagGGGCCTGGCTTTATTTAACATTCCATCTGGTGGTCCCAGGTCCCTGAGAAATGATAGTTAATAAATTATGTAatttatgtaatatatatatatgaatataaaaaTCATACAGGTCTGTGAAGCAGGTGAATGTCCTTACACTCAAATTACAGATAAGAAAACTGAGGTACAAATTGTCATGGCTTTATAATGCTGTATTGGTTGTAGAAGGCATCTCTGTATTAAGATGTATTGACACCCAATGTGTGCAAATAACATTCAAACAGAAtatgcgtttgttttttttttgtttgttttgttttttttttacagcttctttATTGCCGTTTCTCCCGGAGCTGGAAGAGATCAGCCTGTCCTGGAATGGCTGTGTTGGTGGGACTTTGAAAGCTCTCACTGTTCATCTTCATCATGTGAACCTGCTAAGAGTCCTTCGACTTAACAACTGCAGGCTGACAGCTGAGGATGTCACCTCCTTAGGTACAGGATTTCATTTACATTTACTTCCAGACAGCTTGGGTCTAATGTAATCCATCTCATCTCTTCCTACATCCTACTCCTGCTGCTTCCATGCTGGGCAGTGTAAACTCCTGCTATGAAACAGTAGAAAGAGCTTTGGCTGATGAATGACCTTATACCTTTGAGAAGCTCTGCCAAGTTCGTTCCTCAGGGTATGAAGCTTTCACATTCAGAAGGGAACAGAATTCAGTCCTATTTGCAGGAAACCATGTTTTCAATTTCGATAAGTAATTTTTTAGCTAGCTTTGATATCTAACGGTAGACAGAAGAACTGAAACAGAGTCAGTTGTCATAGGGTCAGCTTAGGTCTTAATGCTGCAGGACAGATGAGTGCTCATCACAAAAAAAGTGATGTTCTTTTGGAAGAGACTTAAAACTGGAAGTGCTGCTTTGGAGCTTTATGACTTGGTTTTGCAAGTCTGAGAGAAGCTTATTCCTCTGTTTGCTTCTTTGCTTGGAGTGCCTGCAACCCTGCTTTCTGCAAAGCATGAGATTTAAAAGTGATGTTATGCACTCAGGTTCTGGTGCTGAGTCACTTACCTCTGGGCCTGGAGCTTACTCTGGGGTCAGTCTGTGATATGTATCTTAAAGAAGGGCAAACTCAATCAACTAGGAATTATAAAAAttactgcttattttgcaagTTCTAAAAACTGGTCTGAGTTATAAAGCTGGGGTTTATGTCATTCATATCCAGGCTTTTTCCAGGAAatgttcagaaataaaattacatatatgGTAGTAGCTCAAAAGTGGGTCATACTATCGTTAGGGAGGAAAAACGCATCTCTACAAAAGCTGGTGAAAGTAATTGATCTGTTTCTGATGAGGATAAAatctgtgtttcattttctatAATATTTTATCaactttatttcattctttttcaaacCCTTTTCTcgtacttttttttctcttgaattttaTTAGTTATATTTCCAATTGATTTATTCTGCCTGGTTCTTCTGTGCTGTTTCCTTACCTCTTCTGGATTGGCCTCTGCTGAGACAGACACAAAACTGATCATAGGACTTGAATTTCTAGTCAAAATGTGATGCCCTTGACATGTGCAATAGCAGCAGTCAGTTTGCATTGATTTTGCCTGCGATTTTGAAAACAGCTTGTGTATTTAGGCCGATATTGCCTGTTTGACTATGTCTACATCTATCTGTGGAAATGTGGCCACTTGTGGACTCAGTGCATTCTGCTTAGAAATCAGTGCCTCAAATATAACCATAATATCAACCTTTCCTATGTGGTTGCTCAGAGCTGTGACTGTGAGAGGTGGTAGGAAACCATTCCTGGAGTTATAGTCCTTTATTTATCTTCTGGGTGGAAAATGTGTCTGGAATGCTAGTCCCCATGTCAAACAGAAACAGGCTATGCTGCAGAGGCAAACCCACTTCTCAACTGTAGAGCATTGCTCAGTAGTCAAGACTCAGgcactaatttaaaataaatgcaaaaataaaaattaagaccTGTCCTTTTCTCTCAAACCTGGATATTCACTTACAacaacagaaataattatttttctattataaaTCTTTTGTGAAGAATTAATTATGAAAACACACAGACATGAagtgtttttattattaaaatacaattCTCAATTATTAGGTTGATGACAAGACTTTAGATCAAAAATTTGTGTAAGACACTTTGAAATTGCATTTGAATACGGTCTGATTAATTGATCTTTCTTGGGAATGAGTTTATGCAAATATACATCTGCCTCCCTCTACAAAGAAAGTTAGGAAGCTAGATTTTGCAGTGGGATGCTAGTATTACAAAGAAGCACTAACACAGTTCACATTGGCAGGTGCGTCAAGCCTGGAAAAGGCTAGTTTTTCTGAATGTAATCAAAACCAGTGCTGTCTGCCTTAAAATAATGGGAAAGTTAGTTTGGGTCAAAACAACGGTCATTGTGATTCCTTATGAAGTGAGTGAGAAATTCCTgtcagaaatgaaacttttacGCTTCAGAAATAGTTGTGAGAGGACGTTTTTCATCCCCTCCAAAATGACCTGTGGACACAGTACAGAGGACGTTGGAAGTTTGACAACTAAAATAGAGCAGAACTGTACAGGACAGTAAATTCAGACTTGACACTTGTATTGATTTCCCTATAGTCTAGGCTTTCTGGGTCCTGGCACAGGTCTACAATGACAGCCAAACAGTCTGATGAGGATTTGGGAACCTGAATAAATTTCAGGTCTGTGTGTACTGTGACAATGACTTGTGATCTGTATTGCTCTTTAGACAAGCTGAGAATTTATACAACATTGCTGCAGTAGCAACAATTCATGGCATCCACCAACTTTCCTGGCAAGCCGTTCAAGATATAATAATTTGAGAACTAAGTGGCTAACCTTCTTCTTTAATATATTCCAAACGTCTATTTGTGTCTTGCACTGAAATTGATACCTAGAATGAATCATCTTAGACTTCTGTTACAGGAGAGGCATTTGAAATTGTTTCTCAACTGGAAGAACTGGATTTATCATGGAACAGTAACATAGGTGGAAAACTATCActcctgacaaaaaaaatccagaaagggTGCAAgttaaaacttctgaaaattacAGACTGTAACCTGACAGCAAAGGATGGAGAATCTCTTGGTATGTGTGTCCATCTAGCTGAATGGAGACTGTCTTGTTTGACTTAGATGATGTCTGTATTGAGCTCAATGTTAGTggaaagttattttatttcaggCTCTGCATTGTAACAGTATTTACCACGCAGTGTTGGGATTTAATGCACATTCTTCCACAGAAGAAAGTTGTTCTCTCTAATCACGTGAGGTAGGGTTGAGAAGAAGAATAGCTAGATCTAAACCATAGTCTGGCTGCCTCAGTGGTCCAGGGTTGCTGGATCCTTTGAGACCCTGATCAAGTCATGTGTGCCAGAATTTCCAACACTGATTGCTTAAAAGTAAGCAGCCAAATTTGTAGTTAGTTATGGGGATGGGAAAGAAGGCCTGAGGGATGGGAATTTAGGCTGGGTTGGCAACCACTGATCACCCCTCCCCTCTTTCTTCTCACCATAGCTTAATCCTGTGTGGTCTTTTGATCTGACTCTgtgttttaaaagatattttctctCTAAAGAGAAGCCCCTGTGCTCTCATCTCCACTGCAGAAGATGGCCCACATGCAACATACAGTCCTACATCTTTTCATTAGAAATTTTTCTTACTCTTTGTATTCCTGCTTTTTATTCCCCTGTGTTTTTCCAACTGTCCTTGtattttttcacctttattttcATACTGATTTTTGACTGATTTTCTTGATGCCTATCCAATCtttgttttgatgtatttttaaagtagaacAGGAACTTAGCAAGTCTAAACCACACATATAGGCAAACCCAGCCTACCTCTTCCTGTTTGTCATGGTGCTGTATTTTAATAGGGTTCATCTGTATGTATACCAGACAATTACcaattctggttttcttttctttttttcccagctgaaattCTAAATGTGATCCCAAACCTCGAAGTATTAGATCTCTCTATCAACAAACACATTGGCTGCAGCATGAAGGTTATTGCTCAGGATCTGAAAAATGTGCCAGGCTTGAAAGAGTTAAACTTGCACATGTGTGGATTAAAGCAAGACAGCCTCCAGGGCTTAGGTTAGACTTTATGTTCAGAAACACTTTCATTCTGAATAAATTGTACATCTGAAAACCATTTAAGAAGGGCAATGAGGTGGGATTTTGCTAATGGTTTGGCAGTATTAATGGCCAATCATTATTTGCTGTTTGAGGATTGATAAAAGACTACAGAGACTTTCAGCAGGAGTAGCATTTATCTTCCCTGAGCTCAAGCATGTGAAACTCACTAGGGAGAGTCACCCTCCACACCATTTATCTGAGACACATCTTAGGGTAGATTAGTGGCTCTCTGGACATGCTTCTTCTCTCCCCAGACAGAACATAGACAAGGGCACAGACAGGCTAGCTAACTTCTAACAAGCTAATCCTACTCTCAGAAGGAAATCCAAATTCACCATTATCACTTAATGAGTGTCCAGTGAAGCCATATGAAATGGGCTTATTATCTGTGTCTCTCCCTAGTGGAGGTTTTATccataaaataaaacaactgGCACTAACTAGCACATCTAGTAGTTTCAGCAAAAGGCTGAGGAGTGAATGGATCTGGGGGATGACCTGGCCTCACCTTCACCTGCTCTTTCAGAGAAGAATGGAGTTGCATGGGTGGGGAAGTTTTGCGATATTACTGTATATCCACTGTGATTGTACGCTGAAGCTTAGTGTAAGAGCTTTGCCTGCAATACCTTGTGCAAACTTTGATGTTAAAGTAAATAAATGCTAAAGCTATGACCTGCGTTATTGTAGCAGCCGGTGACCAGCATGctcccttttccatttcagacACTGCTTTACAGCACCTTGCAGAGCTAAGAAAATTAGACATATCATGTAACAAAGAGATTGGTGGTGGCTTTAAAGACTCAACAGCTCATTTGGCCAGCTTGAAAAACCTTGAAGTCCTTGATCTCCACCAGTGCTGTGTAACAGAAGAGGACGTGACCGTTTTGTGTAAGGACGTGTTGATGAAATCCATTAAGAATCTAGGTTTTGACTTCTGAAAATATCTCAAAGGCGTAAGAGATTATGCTTAACCTAGTCTAGCAGATCTTAGTATGCTTTTTGTTAGGCAGTTCTGGAAGTGCATTGTGGAGGATAGCTTTCTTGATCAATATGGAATGTTATTTTTGCTGAATCAAAGGTAATCTCATAGTGTTTGATCCCACGTAGAACTGAGGACCTGAATCTGCCATGGTTCAGACCCGTGATGGGAATGTAGGAACTGCCATCAAGCACTGCTTTTTTGATAATCAGTAATTTTGGAAATATCCCGCGACAGTTCCCCACTGCTATAAATTGTCATGGATCCAaggtgtgtatgtgcatataaatGTAACTGCCTAAAACTTGCTTAGTGAACTGTATGTCGAGTAGAGAGTGATGTTAGGAGATCTTGCATTGCTGCTGCTGTATGCTTTATGGAAAAAGCTGAAGACTACAGTCTCCATGCTGAATTGATCCAACTCATAAATACTATTAGGAAGAGAAAGACATTTCCCATTCAATCAGtaagtttatttttctgtgtgcattATAACAACTTTTTGACACTGGTTTTTACTctttagaacaacaacaacaacaacaaatcccaTGACTCAAAGCCTATATTGTCCACATCTTATTTTCCATGATAAAGAAGGTTATTtgaaaagctgctgctgaagcatTGGGAAATAGTAACTATTAGTAATAGcaatcctgatttatttttaatttattgactAATAGAGAATAGTAACATGAATATAAAGGAGTTTCAGTTAGCAGTGAAGACATTTGGAAGTAACCCCCATCTCATTTAATGTTAAATTCCCTACTTCACCTGGAAAATTGCAACAGGATGCCGTCTTCTGACAACCTTCCACACAGTATGTAATACCTAATTTCTTAAACATTACTACTGAAAATGGCAAGGCTATTTATGGACTAAAACATTACTCACCATAAATTTGAGTGTCAAAACCTGGCCTTGACTTTTGGATtgatttataaagaaaagaaatgatgtCAAGCAAATATACAACTACATATTTGTTCTGGATCGGTGACTGtctaataaatatttcatgttttcataGCCCAGGTGATACCTTTGCTCTCCAGTCTTCAAGAGCTGAATTTATCCTCGAATAAGAGTGTAGGAGTCTCATCTGATCCTCTTCTGGGCAGGCTCAGGTTTTTACCAAAGCTGAAATCTGTGGCCATCAGCAATTGTGGTTTAGGTGAAGAGTCGTTTTCATCACTAGGTaggaatgttttttttaaagtatgtctATTCTCTGTGTATCCTTGTGGGACAAAGCACTTCATTCTCCTTTGGCTGAACTCCAAAGATCATGGTTATATTATACCACAGGTCCCGAGTGAAAAAGCCTGCGATGAAACCAGTGCTTCATGGGACCTGATTGCAAGGGAAGACCGTTGTATGTCTTGCCCCATTACACCTGACTGGATGAAGTCCTTTTAGTCCTTTGTCTGATAGTAAGCTTTCATATACTGCCTAAttttggaagagaaaggaaaacatgatttCATATTATGCTGTAATTATCATTTGGTTGTGACACTGCATTTGCAGTTTAGTGGGGTAAAGTTTTGACTGAAGGTTTTTCACCTCACTGCAGGTGAAAGTTCAGTAGAAACtttctgggatagagttaagcaTGGGGCAATGGAGGAACTAAGGCAATGACTGCAGTAGTGGAAAAGATATTGCACAGCCATGAAGAAAAGTCCAGTCTAACAGAGCATATGTAAATTCAGCCTCTTTTGCCTACTTATTGCAAATCTCAGTGGATTAGTGTCTACACCGTCCCTTTGATAGGTGTTC comes from the Accipiter gentilis chromosome 6, bAccGen1.1, whole genome shotgun sequence genome and includes:
- the LRRC31 gene encoding leucine-rich repeat-containing protein 31 isoform X1; the encoded protein is MFADSLKDDIQSCQDKQEEDIPKSSPFGFVIKQFQGKRSSPGKRKEQPSAIKKFFRGFDFGKSEGKDRREIEETEINNSGADDESEKQDLSVEDGLSHLISEAESPSGEQRFNQFMQKLGKKPNSKNLDLNNCALSAADVTELASLLPFLPELEEISLSWNGCVGGTLKALTVHLHHVNLLRVLRLNNCRLTAEDVTSLGEAFEIVSQLEELDLSWNSNIGGKLSLLTKKIQKGCKLKLLKITDCNLTAKDGESLAEILNVIPNLEVLDLSINKHIGCSMKVIAQDLKNVPGLKELNLHMCGLKQDSLQGLDTALQHLAELRKLDISCNKEIGGGFKDSTAHLASLKNLEVLDLHQCCVTEEDVTVLSQVIPLLSSLQELNLSSNKSVGVSSDPLLGRLRFLPKLKSVAISNCGLGEESFSSLAEAALHLPELEILDLSWNKCVGGNLKLLLGALKLATEIQVLRLSSCNLVAEDLALLTLLTEDGHLARLRKLDLSYNNSISDEGWVVFCQGLAVFKELSELDVSLRPLSCRDCGPWFSKLLAALTKLPALTELGMQRWVLSESQRKRLESFNQDNKRNIRFDC
- the LRRC31 gene encoding leucine-rich repeat-containing protein 31 isoform X3: MQKLGKKPNSKNLDLNNCALSAADVTELASLLPFLPELEEISLSWNGCVGGTLKALTVHLHHVNLLRVLRLNNCRLTAEDVTSLGEAFEIVSQLEELDLSWNSNIGGKLSLLTKKIQKGCKLKLLKITDCNLTAKDGESLAEILNVIPNLEVLDLSINKHIGCSMKVIAQDLKNVPGLKELNLHMCGLKQDSLQGLDTALQHLAELRKLDISCNKEIGGGFKDSTAHLASLKNLEVLDLHQCCVTEEDVTVLSQVIPLLSSLQELNLSSNKSVGVSSDPLLGRLRFLPKLKSVAISNCGLGEESFSSLAEAALHLPELEILDLSWNKCVGGNLKLLLGALKLATEIQVLRLSSCNLVAEDLALLTLLTEDGHLARLRKLDLSYNNSISDEGWVVFCQGLAVFKELSELDVSLRPLSCRDCGPWFSKLLAALTKLPALTELGMQRWVLSESQRKRLESFNQDNKRNIRFDC
- the LRRC31 gene encoding leucine-rich repeat-containing protein 31 isoform X2 — encoded protein: MEKTDDIQSCQDKQEEDIPKSSPFGFVIKQFQGKRSSPGKRKEQPSAIKKFFRGFDFGKSEGKDRREIEETEINNSGADDESEKQDLSVEDGLSHLISEAESPSGEQRFNQFMQKLGKKPNSKNLDLNNCALSAADVTELASLLPFLPELEEISLSWNGCVGGTLKALTVHLHHVNLLRVLRLNNCRLTAEDVTSLGEAFEIVSQLEELDLSWNSNIGGKLSLLTKKIQKGCKLKLLKITDCNLTAKDGESLAEILNVIPNLEVLDLSINKHIGCSMKVIAQDLKNVPGLKELNLHMCGLKQDSLQGLDTALQHLAELRKLDISCNKEIGGGFKDSTAHLASLKNLEVLDLHQCCVTEEDVTVLSQVIPLLSSLQELNLSSNKSVGVSSDPLLGRLRFLPKLKSVAISNCGLGEESFSSLAEAALHLPELEILDLSWNKCVGGNLKLLLGALKLATEIQVLRLSSCNLVAEDLALLTLLTEDGHLARLRKLDLSYNNSISDEGWVVFCQGLAVFKELSELDVSLRPLSCRDCGPWFSKLLAALTKLPALTELGMQRWVLSESQRKRLESFNQDNKRNIRFDC